A single genomic interval of Musa acuminata AAA Group cultivar baxijiao chromosome BXJ3-4, Cavendish_Baxijiao_AAA, whole genome shotgun sequence harbors:
- the LOC135635072 gene encoding MDIS1-interacting receptor like kinase 2-like, translated as MLTGFIPFSLGNISKLNILHLYENKLSGPIPPSLGNLRNLADLRLFINRLSGSLPPEMNNIIGLTSLQLSNNNFSGYLPADICKGGALSYLTVSNNRFQGPIPMTLKNCTGLSRLYLHHNQLTGAISHYLGVYPHLWYVDLSFNRLSGTLSPDWGRWHNLTCLRVSNNNITGVIRPEFGHLSNLQELDLSSNHLQGEIPKSLGNLAYLYNLSLSNNRLVGEVPVELGRMSNLQLLDLSTNGLTGRIPYQIGNCMKLQLLKLNNNNLSGSIPLEIGNLVYLQEALDLSHNSLTGEIPSQLGKLSMLQHLNLSHNGFTSGLPSSLKDMVSLSIIDVSHNELEGPVPDSPFFRKAPMEWFLHNKGLCGVVKGLPPCVSSTTRRNDESKHHKVVVILAITASMVFILLSLMIVGAALQFRKRKKQSLPAQDNGNREGAFCILSFDGRYAYKDIIEATEDFNDKYCIGTGACGSVYRAKLTSGKVLAVKKIHQQEIENTSNETPFQNEIQTLTRIRHRNIVKLYGFCSSTRHKFLVYEYMERGSLGSILRSEAAAAELDWVKRVDVVKDVARALSYMHHDCDQPIVHRDITSNNILLDSEFKACVSDFGIARLLQPDSSNWSMIAGTHGYLAPELAYRMRVTTQCDVYSFGVVTLELLMGTYPGEFISVLPSSAAQSSSVKTILDQRVPLPTAEAADEVVAVLRLAIRCVDDNPETRPTMKHIFYKLSTPKTHPNLPSLDSLKLSDLRNGER; from the exons ATGTTAACAGGTTTTATCCCTTTCTCTCTGGGAAATATAAGCAAGTTGAATATCCTTCATCTTTATGAGAATAAATTGTCAGGCCCTATACCTCCATCTCTTGGAAACTTAAGGAACCTTGCCGACCTTCGTTTATTCATAAATAGACTATCTGGATCATTACCTCCGGAGATGAACAACATCATAGGTTTGACATCGCTTCAATTGTCAAACAACAACTTCTCCGGTTATTTGCCTGCGGACATATGCAAAGGAGGAGCCCTGTCATACCTCACAGTGAGCAACAACAGATTCCAAGGTCCTATCCCCATGACCTTAAAGAATTGTACGGGATTAAGCAGGCTCTACCTTCATCATAACCAACTCACAGGAGCTATATCTCACTATTTGGGAGTCTATCCGCATCTTTGGTATGTGGATCTCAGCTTCAATAGATTGTCTGGAACACTCTCGCCTGACTGGGGAAGATGGCACAACCTGACATGCCTAAGAGTCTCAAATAACAACATCACTGGAGTGATACGGCCAGAGTTTGGGCACTTGTCGAACCTACAAGAACTGGACCTTTCCTCAAACCACCTGCAAGGAGAGATCCCAAAGAGCTTGGGAAACCTGGCTTATCTTTATAACCTGAGCCTGAGCAACAATCGACTTGTTGGAGAGGTACCAGTGGAGTTGGGAAGGATGTCAAATCTTCAACTTCTTGATTTGTCGACAAACGGATTGACAGGAAGGATACCGTATCAAATCGGCAATTGCATGAAACTCCAACTTCTGAAGCTGAACAACAACAATCTCAGTGGAAGCATCCCTTTGGAGATCGGCAATCTGGTGTACCTTCAAGAAGCACTCGACCTCAGCCACAACTCACTGACAGGGGAGATACCGTCGCAACTCGGCAAGTTGTCGATGTTGCAGCATTTGAATCTGTCGCACAATGGCTTCACCAGTGGCCTTCCATCATCTTTGAAGGACATGGTTAGCTTGTCCATCATAGATGTATCACACAACGAATTGGAGGGGCCTGTGCCTGATAGCCCGTTTTTCCGTAAAGCTCCAATGGAGTGGTTCCTCCACAACAAAGGCTTGTGCGGGGTCGTCAAAGGCTTGCCTCCATGTGTTTCATCCACTAcgagaagaaatgatgaaagcaagCACCACAAAGTAGTCGTTATCTTAGCTATCACTGCTTCCATGGTCTTCATTCTTCTATCACTCATGATCGTTGGAGCTGCCTTGCAATTCCGAAAGAGGAAGAAACAGTCGCTACCTGCTCAAGATAACGGCAACAGAGAAGGTGCATTCTGCATACTGAGTTTTGACGGAAGATACGCGTACAAGGACATCATTGAAGCCACAGAAGATTTCAACGACAAATACTGTATCGGAACTGGTGCTTGTGGCAGTGTTTATAGAGCCAAATTAACTAGCGGCAAGGTGCTAGCAGTGAAGAAAATTCACCAACAGGAGATCGAGAATACATCGAATGAGACACCCTTTCAAAACGAAATACAAACACTCACTCGAATTCGGCATCGGAACATCGTCAAGCTCTACGGATTCTGCTCCTCTACTCGGCACAAGTTTCTGGTGTACGAGTATATGGAGAGAGGAAGTCTGGGATCCATCCTCAGAAGCGAAGCTGCAGCAGCTGAACTGGACTGGGTGAAGAGGGTGGATGTTGTCAAGGATGTGGCTCGTGCTCTCTCCTACATGCATCATGATTGCGACCAACCCATCGTTCATCGGGATATAACCAGCAACAATATTCTGCTCGATTCAGAATTCAAGGCTTGTGTTTCTGACTTCGGCATCGCTCGACTCCTGCAGCCGGATTCATCGAATTGGAGCATGATTGCTGGCACGCATGGTTACTTAGCACCTG AGCTTGCTTACAGAATGAGAGTGACCACCCAATGCGATGTGTACAGTTTCGGAGTGGTCACGCTTGAGTTGCTGATGGGAACTTATCCGGGAGAGTTCATCTCTGTTCTTCCTTCTTCCGCCGCCCAAAGCAGCTCTGTGAAAACTATATTAGACCAGCGCGTACCGCTTCCTACTGCCGAAGCTGCGGATGAAGTGGTTGCAGTGTTAAGGTTGGCAATTCGCTGCGTGGACGACAACCCAGAAACCCGGCCAACGATGAAGCACATCTTCTACAAGTTGTCGACACCGAAGACGCACCCAAACCTCCCATCTCTTGATTCCTTGAAGCTTTCAGACTTGAGGAATGGTGAAAGATGA